One part of the Raphanus sativus cultivar WK10039 chromosome 7, ASM80110v3, whole genome shotgun sequence genome encodes these proteins:
- the LOC130498043 gene encoding uncharacterized protein LOC130498043, protein FAILVCFFMVFLCNVQSIRYYAHVSFLITVPVSRGKREHCEYVSRNLNRASYFWSLGLRAFYFSFPLFLWNFGPIPMFVCCCMMSSILYFLDTTTSFTRHLHSESFREIVESMDGEIESAVHSL, encoded by the coding sequence TTTGCGATCCTCGTCTGTTTCTTCATGGTCTTTCTCTGCAACGTCCAGTCCATCAGGTACTACGCTCATGTGAGTTTCCTCATCACTGTTCCCGTCTCGAGAGGGAAGAGAGAGCACTGTGAGTACGTGTCTAGAAACCTGAACAGAGCTAGCTACTTCTGGTCTCTCGGATTGCGAGCTTTCTACTTCTCCTTCCCGCTCTTCCTGTGGAACTTCGGTCCCATCCCTATGTTTGTGTGTTGCTGTATGATGTCGTCGATTCTTTATTTCTTGGATACCACCACTAGCTTCACTAGGCATCTCCATAGCGAGTCGTTCAGAGAGATTGTTGAGTCTATGGACGGTGAAATCGAATCAGCCGTTCATTCTCTGTAg